tacaggaatacataggggataatagtattataagtgatagccagcatgggtttactaaggatagaagttgtcaaaccaatctaatttgcttttatgaagaggtgagtagaagccttgacagaggaatggctgtggatatagtgtttctggattttgccaaagcgtttgatactgtcccccacagacgtctgacaggtaagttaaggtccttgggcttggaaactttagtttgtaactggattgaacactggcttatggatcgtacccagagagtggtggtcaatgattcgtactctgattggtccccggtaattagtggtgtaccccaaggttcagtactgggcccgctgttgtttaatttatttatcaatgatatagaggatggcattaacagctctgtttctatctttgcagatgacaccaagctttgtagcacggtacagtctatagaggatgtgcataagttacaagatgacttggatagactaagtgtctgggcatccacttggcaaatgaggttcaatgtggataaatgtaaagttatgcagctgggtactaataacctgcatgcgtcgtatgtcttaggggggattaaactggcagagtcactggtagagaaggatccgggtgtacttgtagatcacagactacagaatagcatgaaatgtcaggctgctgcttccaaagccggcaggatattgtcatgtatcaaaagaggcatggactcaagggacagggacataatactccccctttataaagcattggtacggcctcacctggaatatgctgttcagttttggtcgcctgttcataggagggacactgcagagttggaaagggtgcagagacgcgcgactaaactaatatggggcatggaacatcttagctatgaggagcgattaaaggagttacaattgtttagtcttgagaagagacgtttaaggggggatatgataaacgtatataagtatataaatggcccatacaaaaaatatggagaaaaactgttccaggttaaacccccccaaaggacgagggggcactccctccgtctggagaagaaaaggtttagtctaaaggggcgacacgccttctttaccgtgaggactgagaatttatggaacggtctacctcaggaactggtcacagcaggaacaattaacagctttaaaatagggttagatacattcctggaacaaaataacattaatgcttatgcagaattataaaactacatccctttcccttatccccttacacccttcccttcaattccctggttggactcgatggacgtatgtcttttttcaaccatactaactatgtaactatgtggatTCTGCCTACAGAAAGGTGCCAACTGTGCAAATACAGTAATGTCAATGGGTGCTGCAGGGCAGAATTAGTACAGATAAATCTGTTTGCGTTGCGATGGCTTTGAACAATGGATTTAATCTCAGATACACAGAACATAATTTAGTTACATAACTCAACTCTATTCACATGTACTTAGAGAACATGAGGACATGACCTGGACCAAACACCTAGAAAAACTAGAACATTCACAGGTTTTAAACTTCTAGTAGTTAAATACATGGAAGCCCCTGTTACCTATGCTGAGTTAGTCTCCATGGATAACACTGTCACTTTCCTTTTGGGTATCACAGACAAAGAGACCTCTAGTTAATTGCCAATATTTTAAAACATAAAACTTTATTAAACCACTAATTAATAACAACTGAATGAAACAAAAAAGTGTACATACGAATGTGAAAAAACAGCCAACTGATGGTGGACAGATAGGTAGATTGCATGCTCCACAGTCCGTGACCGCTGGGACACAACATTGAATACCTTAAAATAACATGTGTGATGTGATATAAAAATAGCTACACCGATAGATCAATTACCAACAAGCAATATTAAAACCAGGATGGATCCCAGTAGTATGTTCCTACGAGTTTCCACTGTCCAATAGTGATGGATTCATCAGGGAACCAAATATAATAACATACAGCTTAAGATATAGTCCAATTAAATCAACAGAGGCAATACTCAATCAAATATACAGTTGTCCTCAATATCTAGCACCTGACTTTCTGACGGGTTTCGATCCATGGGTTTCTACATGCAGTATAGACAAATCATCATATATCCAGTGATAGTATAAAGTGCAGTATAAAATGCTCAAGGTAAGGCAGCGTAGAGATATTATAAACCTTGGTATATTCCAGTGGCGTGATCAGCAGTATAATACAAAGGTAAATGCCGTAATAGCCCAAGTGTCACTGTTATGTGCCCCAAAAACTCGATAGGGAGAGCAGTGTATTTACAATAGATAGTGTAAATATCCTAGGGGCTCCACTGCGAATACACCGTCACATACAGATAGAAATGAAGGAGTGTGTGATGGCACACTCCGTCCCAGTTACTTATCCCGCTGTCACAAGCATGCTTTCCTGCTGTCCTGATGATAGGGGACAGCCTCAGATGACTCCATGCGTACTGGATATGAGCCATGTACTACTCACCATCTAAGATCTTTACTTAAGTTGCTGCTGCTAGACGCACTTCCGGACGGAGTGGGATGCGCCAGATTCAGCGTGCACTCCAACGGCCAGAAGTCGTCATGGATGAGTCTCATCTCCCGGATGTGACGATACGGCAACCCAAGTGGGAGTACTATCCTAATACTGATCCCGTCCAGAGGCTGTGTAATGAGATGACAGTGGAACGTGCTCGGTACAAAGTGCAGCCTGGAAGTAGTCATGGATTGGTATTGTATATAGATAAACATTCGGTATACAGAACAGGAGTATTGTACTAATATTATTACATCATGCCCAGAGGCTAACTGATATGAGATGAGAGAAAGGCAGGATTGGTAATGGGCGATATatgatatatgtaatatatatatatatatatatatatatatatatagtaaaaagaaaaagttgcagCACAGCTCTAGTTAACAAGGTACGGGTGCCAGCGTCTAAACCTGATCAGGGTTCTTCATAGACAAAAATTCCAatgacgcagcactccaaaaaaggtgcatttattcccacatgtctcaatacagcaacgtttccGCCATTTTCAAGCCTAGCGATACATACAGCCAACAAGGTATTTATACCTAAACAAAGTGCTATAAAATTCTACAGGTGAAAAACATTTCAATCAAtacataattatatataaatGTGAAAAGATTTACTAGTATTGTACAACAATACATTATTATGTGACAGGTAAGAAAGTGCATATTACAGTGCCAGTGCATTAAAATTGAATAAGCTTGAAAAAACATTAATCCATAGGCAATATACAAAACATAACATTAATTACTTCCAAATTATAAGTAACTCACAGGTGTACATAACATATTAAGGAGATGTATCCTACACGCTCTGTATATCCATCATGGCGCAGTTAGCGTGGATTAAAAATCTACTACGCATGTACAGGTAAACATTCCGATCATGTGACCAGTGATGTGGTCACAGTCTCGCGATcgcagtaaatttgagtagccgtattagtccagtgatgcagatgcactTGCACTTgacaaagggaggaatcccgaaagcttgtctctacaaaatgctgttagtccaataaaaaaggtattacaagatactgcaatattttatgatttgcatatatatatatatattgcaactttcttttttgtacattttgtatttgccacagcagcgggcacctgtgtattaggttgttgtgctagctatttttccttttgtttttactttgtaagttggggggtgtggcaccctctttagccatgcacgccacccctctcagactggaggtggtttagtcaatggctgatccaacatgtcacacagtcagaggctagatgcacagcagaggtgagttatcatgttagggtcccatccgatatgaggccacctccgcgtggtggatggggggacacattttgatcaaaaagtgcgctaagagcttccatttttttgaccaagagtgctgttgcaactttcttttttgtacattttgtatttgccacagcagcgggcacctgtgtattaggttgttgtgctggctatttttccttttgtttttactatatatatatatatatatatatagatagatagagagagagagataccaaTCTACATTATTCAATATTACAATATTATATTCATATATTTGATGTGATCGGATCACCATAGTAGATATGGACAAATAATATGCCATTATTCATATGTTGAAAATAATATAGGATAAGTCAGGTATCCAAAACCCAGATATGCAGTGCTCCCAGTCTATGTTAATATGGCAGATGGTGGGGAGtgacataaaacataacttttaatagttatTCACTAAAAGACATATATTATAATGTGAGTAAATACATGGGCAAATGATTGGCCCTCCAAATAGACGCAATAGATGGACTCCTGTTAAAGTCAATAATTATACAATTGCATTATCTAAATGCTAACGTATATAGTCACTATCTCAGTCTGCACGTCTCCAAAATATAGCCCGACGCGTTTCTGACAACAGTCAAATGTCTTCCTCAGGGGCATAAAAGGAGACAGTGACTCAATAAATTAGGTTTAGCATATAGAGATCAATACTCAGTTAATAGAGCAAAATGAAATCAAAATAGTATCCCAGTCGTTGATACAGTAGCGACTTGGGTTGTGCCTGGCATAATTAGATACAGTACACAATAAAACAGTGAGCAGGGAATGCCTCATAAGGTCCAGTCTGAAGACCTGTTTGAGTTGCTGCGTCCACGCTCGTCTCCTGCGCAAACCCGCTGTGGCGGGGAGCCGTGCAGTTGTGCCGGCTACTGTGCGCACGAGTGAGCTAGAGCGGCGTCTGATCTGATATCCGCTTCCGGAGCGGCGGGTGGAGCCTCGTTGGAGACGTGTGCCTCAGCTGACGCCGTGCATTATTCATATGTTACATGCTTCATAAATTACAGGAAGCACGGGCATCAGTTAAgaatgtattatagtgttatttctTTTCTCATTTTCCCTATTATGTGaatgttatttttatatttttataaataaacagatatataaaaaaaagaatatacttTAACCAGAAAGATGGAAAAGAACGCAActcaaaaaatgttttcttaaatGAACGAAGTAAAAGACAAACAGTCATTCAATCCAACTGGAGCCAAGGTGCCCAGGCGATAAATTCATTGTGTTTTGATATTGTGATACTCCTAGGTCACTTATACAACAGATCCCAGGACCCAGTTCCGAAGATTGTAGGGGTATCAGAGTTCGGACCATCCATGAGCAGTCATTTATCTCCTATTCTgcagggataggggatacatttagaAGTATTAGAGTTCATAGTGAACAATAGGAATTGCACAGACATGATAGTGTTGCCTCACAAAGACGAAATAACTGACAAACTATGAGCACAAACAGCTGGTAGATGGACAATGTGTATATTACACAAAGCCTCAACGTGGGGTGCGTTTGCCAATCGTGTACTATACATCAGTAAACAGGTGGTGTGTGGCAACGCAGTGTTGAAATGAAGACAAACCTGTTGCAAATTAGAAAGTTACAAAACATGGAGATGACAAACCTTATGAACCACCATACCTCTGTATAACCTCATGGTCTCCATACAGCCACCATACCTATGTATAACCTCATGGTCTCCATGCAGCCACCATACCTCTGTATAACTTTATGAGCCACCATACTTCCAGCATACCTATGTATAACCTCATGGTCTCCATGCAGCCAGCATATCTCTGTATAACCTTATGAGCCACCATACTGCCAGAATACCTCAGTATAACCTCATGAACCACCATACTGCCAGCATACCTCTGTATGACCTCATGGACCACCATACCTATGTATAACCTCATGGTCTCTATACAGCCACCATACCTCTGTATAACCTTATGAGAAACCATACTGCCAGCATATCTCTGTATAACCTTATGAGCCACCATACCTATGTATAACCTCAGGGTCTCCATACAGCCAGCATATCTCTATATAACCTTATGAGCCACCATACTGCCAGAATACCTCAGTATAACCTCATGAACCACCATACTGCcagctagggatgtaagaaaaaaatcaatttgcgcaattatcgcgattttttgttATCGcgattttaaaattctgagaatcgattttttttataaattattataattaacatttactgtatttcactcactgagtcacagtcctatttgtctgtcttattttttttataacacaaactcctgaccactagttggcagtgtacctgttatcagctctgtcccactcgcaggctgctaccgcgagattacagactcagaacaaacagAAAGGAGAACGTACGCAGTCTACGCACTCAAAGGACAACTCTCGTGGGATCTTGTTATTTCTCAGCTGCGAGTCGcagctgagaaagaacaagatcccgcgagagttgtcctgtgagtgcgtacgttctccttcctgtttggtctgagtctgtagtctcgcggtagcagcTGCAGAGTGAACGCAGATGTACAAAGATGTAAAGAAAGTTGTGCTGGAGGAACTGAGTTCTGCCGGGAGAGTGGCTTTGACATGTGATGCTTGGACTTCCAGATGCACCGAGTCGTACGTGACCATAACAGCTCATCACATTACAGGCGAGTGGAAGTTAGTCTCACACGTGCTGCAAACGCGAGCCATATATGACAGCCACACTGGCGAAAACATTGCAGGTTTGCTCCGTGGTGCTCTTGATGAATGGGGCTTGACTGCTAAAGATCCCGTTGTAGTCACAGATAATGCTGCCAATATGGCTGTGGCTGCTAGACTTGCACAGGTTAGCCACATTCAGTGTTTTGCTCACAGCCTAAACCTAGCCTCACAGAAAGCACTTAAACTACCATCAGTGGCCAGACTGCTTGGAAGAATTAGGCGTGTCACTGGCTTTTTTAGGCGCAGTGCAATAGCCAGTCACCAGCTAAATCTCAAACAGGACCAACTCCAGCTACCAAAGCACAGGCTGATTACAGATGTCGTTACACGCTGGAATAGCTCCTACGACATGACTGAGAGGTTTTTAGAACAGCAACCAGCAATATGTGCAGCACTTCTTTCCAATGAGGTCAGGAAAAATGAAAAGGATATCTTCACATTGACCGAGTCAGACATCACATGTGCAGAAGAGGTCCTCAAAGCTCTGAAGCCTATGAAAGATGCCACATtagtgatgtcagaggagagcatGCCAACATTGTCACTGATTGCACCACTTCATGCCAAGCTCATCATGGGCACTGAACGAAGTCCTGATGATTCAGATACAGTCAAGGATATTAAGGAAGCAATAGCACAAGATCTAAAATAAAGATATGCAAATGAAAAGGAGACCCTGTACATGGCATCAGCTGTTGACCCTCGGTTCAAGAATCTACCCTTCCTCCCTGCTGATGAGGCTGATGACATCTACGCACGACTGACTGAAGCTGTGGAGGTTGAGATACAAAAGctaactactacttctactatggTAGGTGAGTGAAAGCATCAAAGCAATATTGAGTTTGACATTATGTTATTTATATCTTAAGTTTCAATTACTTATGATTGATTACCGCTTGTTTTAGTTTTTCAGCAGCAAGAAGAAAAGGAGGACAAAGAAGACAATCAACCAGCAACCAACATCCAGCCACCCATGAAGAAACCCAGAGCATCATGTGCATTGGCGGAGCTGCTTGGACAAACTTTTTCCTTTGACAAACACAATCGAGCACAAAAATCTGCACATGATGTTGCAGCAACTGAAGTTAGAATGTTTAGAGATGAAACCCCCTTGCCTCTCAATGATGACCCTCTTGACTGGTGGAGGAAGCACATTGCAGAGTATCCTCACATAGTAGCAAAGTGTTTCCTCTGCATCCCTGGTACAAGTGTCTCTGCAGAACGAGTTTTCTCCACTGCAGGAGACATTGTGTCTGCACAAAGAAGTGTCCTTAAAGCTGGGCATGTAGATCAGCTTGTGTTCCTCAACAAGAATCTTAAGATGAAGAAAAAATAAGCTGAGTAGCTCACATGTTCCATCCTTTTAGTCATAGGAGCTATTCCAGGCGTTGGCGTTTGTTATACTGCAAACATGTTTTGCTGACGTTGCACTTTTAACAGTGTAGGGTTTTATAATAGTTGTCTAACTTGTCTTACTACGTCTACTACAGATGTACATATTCTGCAGAAACACTTGTACCAGGGATGCAGACAAAACACTTTGTAGTGTACTCTACCTTTTTGAGGAGGATACTCTACTATTCCAGGCGTTGGCCTTTGTTTTATACTGCACAGATGTTTTGCTGTGCCTGTTGCACTTTTAAGTGTAGAGTTTATAATTTATGTGTTACTGTTATTAATAACAGTAAGACAACTATAATAAACTCTACACTTAAAAGTGCAACAGCTAAACATCtgtgcagtataaaaaaaaaagtcctggaatAGCAGAGTATCCTCCTCACATAGGATTAGAATATTGCGCGTAATGGCcccgatttatcaaactgtgtgacagaaaaaaagagagaaattttcccccagcaaccaatcacagctcagctaacgagctctggtaaagtgaaagctgagctgtgattggttgctgtggggaaatctcttcactttttctctcacacagtttgatatatCTGGGCCAATGAGTTTTCTCCACTGCaggagacaatgggggacatttactaatctagtctattctgggtatgcttatagaccagcgtatgtggtagtctcctgtctattgtgctcctaatttatcaaaggtctcacagcccttgataaattctgtgctcaaacttcagggtctacagcttaaactgcatttagacctgctcctacatggtctgacatttcagcgtattttgggcggatgcgacttgtcgcacaaaagtcgcacttgataaattcagcaccaatgcgacaaatttagacaggaaaaaccagtctaaatcctttgataaatctcccccattgtgtctgcACAAAGAAGTGTCTTTATAGCTGGGCATGTAGATCAGCTTGTGTTCCTCAACAAGAATCTTAGTAGATTACATAacattacaatgcaaaaaaaccCTCACACGTTCCATCCTTTTATACTTATAGTCATGTCATAGGAGCTATTCCAGGCGATGGCCTTATACTCCTAGTACTCCACACAAATGTTTTGCTGTTGCACTTCTAAGTTTAGGGTTTCATAATAGTTGTCCAACTTGTACCACGTCTAGTATGTACTTATTCTGCAGAGACACTTGTAGCAGGGAGGCAGACAAAACACTTTGCTAGTACTGTGAGGAGGATAGTCTGCTACTCCAGACATTGGCCTTTCTTATACTGCAACTGCACAGATGTTCAGCTGTTACACTTTTCAAAACATTGTGCAGTTGCAGTATAAGAAAGGCCAACGTCTGGAGTAGCAGACTATCCTCCTCACATGGGATTAGAATATTGCAGAACGAGTTTTCTCCACTGCAGGAGACATTGTGTCTTCACAAAGTGTCCTTATAGCTGGGCATATAGATCAGCTTGTGTTCCTCATCAAAAACCAGCATCAGCATAAAAAACCCTCACACGTTCCATATGTGTATGTTCATAGTGATGTCATCTGTCATGTCATAGGAGCTATTCCAGGCGTTGGCCTTTCTGCAAACATGTTTTGCTGTTGCACTTTTATGTTTAGGGTAAATAGTTGTCTAACTTGTACTACGTCAACTACTGTACTTAATCTGCAGAAACACTTGTAGCAGGGATGCAGACAAAACACTTTGCTAGATCTCTTACTCTGTGAGGAGGAAGATACTCTGCTATTCTAGGCATTGGCCTTTTTTGTGTTAATGCTCTCACCGCTGTTTTCCTATTACACTAGTGTAGAGTTTATATAGTTGTCTCCACTCTTACTGtgctagtagtacagtatggcaaCTATAAAAAAAACTCTACACCAGTGCAACAGCAAAACAGCTGTGCAGTATAACAAAGGCCAACGCCTGGAATAGCAGAGTCGTATGTGTGAGGACTAGGATTATGGATACTCTGCTATTCCAGGCGTTGGCCTTTTGTGTTACTGAACAGATATTTTGCTGTTGCacctttaaaggacaagtctcacagtaaacaattgttcagcttttagtgcagaaggtaaagttatacaggtttgtaaatcacttccattaccaatgctgcttagaaacaagctttatctgcattcttctgtctgacaggaaattcagctgttccaggttttcatgactttcgaccccctattcaggctgttatcagcagcatccaggggccgtgacgtgacaattacccagaaaacccctgtgctgcagagagctccatACTGCCACCATACCTCTGTATAACCTCATGGTCTCCATACAGCCACCATACCTCTGTATAACCTTATGAGCCACCATACCTATGTATAACCTCATGGTCTCCATACAGCCACCATACCTCTGTATAACCTTATGAGCCACCATACATATGTATAACCTCATGGTCTCCATGCAGCCACTATACCTCTGTATAACCTGATGGTCTCCATACAGCCACCATACCTCTGTATAACCTCATGAGAAACCATACTGCCAGCATACCTCTGTATAACCTCATGAACCCTGAACAGTCAGCATACCTCTGTATAACCTCATGGTCTCCAT
The sequence above is a segment of the Hyla sarda isolate aHylSar1 chromosome 6, aHylSar1.hap1, whole genome shotgun sequence genome. Coding sequences within it:
- the LOC130276963 gene encoding E3 SUMO-protein ligase ZBED1-like isoform X2; translated protein: MASAVDPRFKNLPFLPADEADDIYARLTEAVEVEIQKLTTTSTMQEEKEDKEDNQPATNIQPPMKKPRASCALAELLGQTFSFDKHNRAQKSAHDVAATEVRMFRDETPLPLNDDPLDWWRKHIAEYPHIVAKCFLCIPGTSVSAERVFSTAGDIVSAQRSVLKAGHVDQLVFLNKNLKMKKK
- the LOC130276963 gene encoding E3 SUMO-protein ligase ZBED1-like isoform X1; amino-acid sequence: MASAVDPRFKNLPFLPADEADDIYARLTEAVEVEIQKLTTTSTMQQEEKEDKEDNQPATNIQPPMKKPRASCALAELLGQTFSFDKHNRAQKSAHDVAATEVRMFRDETPLPLNDDPLDWWRKHIAEYPHIVAKCFLCIPGTSVSAERVFSTAGDIVSAQRSVLKAGHVDQLVFLNKNLKMKKK